Within the Alteromonas sp. M12 genome, the region TAGTGAGTAAAAGTAGTTATTATCTTGTTTGTCATGAATCTCAAGCCGAGTTAGGTAAAATTGCGACTTTTCGGCATTGGTTGTTAGAACAGGTTAAAGAAGAGCAAGATGGGGAGCAAGATGAAGTGCTTAATTGATCGTCCTGAAAAGCCGTTTGCTCGGTTTATTTTTGCCCATGGAGCTGGCGCGAATAAACATAGTGAGTTTATGCAACAGGTTGCCGAAATACTCTGTCAAGGTGGGGTAGAGGTTGTACGCTTTGACTTCCCATACATGCTTCGAGCAGCGGAAAAAAATAAACGCCAGCCCCCTGATAGAGCTAATATTTTGCTGCAAGATTTTACAGAGATGATAAATAGTGCCGATACAGAGCTACCATTATTTATTGGTGGTAAATCCATGGGGGGAAGAATGGCCTCGATGCTTGAGTCACTTGCTCGAGTTAAAGGTGTTATTTGTTTAGGTTACCCTTTTCACCCACCAGGTAAACCTGAAAAGGAACGCACTGAACATCTATATTTATCAAACGCACCTATACTGATTATTCAGGGGGAGCGGGATACATTCGGGAATCGCAGTAGAGTGGAGTCATATCCACTCCCTAAAAATATAGAAGTTCAATTCTTAGCAGCGGCAGACCATAGTTTTGTACCGCTTA harbors:
- a CDS encoding alpha/beta family hydrolase, with product MKCLIDRPEKPFARFIFAHGAGANKHSEFMQQVAEILCQGGVEVVRFDFPYMLRAAEKNKRQPPDRANILLQDFTEMINSADTELPLFIGGKSMGGRMASMLESLARVKGVICLGYPFHPPGKPEKERTEHLYLSNAPILIIQGERDTFGNRSRVESYPLPKNIEVQFLAAADHSFVPLKSSGITAVEHINSAADRMIKFMKGQI